From a region of the Castanea sativa cultivar Marrone di Chiusa Pesio chromosome 10, ASM4071231v1 genome:
- the LOC142613398 gene encoding putative disease resistance protein At4g27220 isoform X2: MEFLTSSFQAVFEKIVDYTIGAAARHMGYLIHYQKNVENLRNEVDELKDVRDSVQQKVEAAQRNVEEIEAKVKRWQTSAEEITEEVQKFFEVGRRANLKTRYQLGRRAHKLGLAVKDIKNKGTFQKVGHRVPIQGGTTISTKGYEDFESRKLIFDGVMAALKDDNIRAIGVCGMGGLGKTMLVGKVATQAKADKLFVGIVTVVVSQTPNLKQIQKDIAKELGLKFQDEDTDFQKAHLLCERLKKEKILLIIDDIWNKIDLEDLGISFGDDRKGSKLLLTSRFRDVLDKDMDAEKIFQVEVLSNDEAKFLFVKIVGDFAETLNFQSTMVEVVKECAGLPIAITTVANTLKNQRNPNVWKDALQQLKSANPTLIKGMHKEVYTSIKFSYNFLIKEAQYLFLFCSSFEEDMVIRIDLLWRYLVGLDFFEDVYKMEQVRNRVHTLVEILKDSSLLLEGDTSNTFKMHDVIRDVAIHIADKEKKMLTIRSSDDSEKWSNMKKMKDSIGIALFEAKFSELPERLECPHLNFIILGDKENSLPIPNHIFEGAKNLKVLVLMRLSLPLPSSLSLLQNLQTLALLECESEDLALIGELKNLKALVLVDSEIKQLPIGIRQLTHLQLLDLRTCTELEAIPSNVLSNLKNLEEIHMNRSFNQWQVDGENTERSNARVSELDNLLRLTTLCIHIPNPNILPNALLFDRLVRYEVLIGPDWDWYWDGNSLVEFEISRTLKLNLDRSFQEEAGIKILLKSCEYLDLAPGKGIKNILYEVDMEGFPQLKRLYVRNSIEIQYIIDLIEFQCVAFPVLESLSLVNLINLEKICHNQLAMGSFQNLRKLKVRKCDNLIFVFSSTLLGCFSQLQEIEIKNCEVMSAIVAMEEKHGIRVDGDIMMDIMDFTQIRSLNLYGLPNLMGFCSDADSQALFNKKVAFSNLEKLFINRINNLKMLWHNQLVPDSFCKLNQLRVDQCENLMNIFPPNMLRRLQNLEDLRIENCNSIEEVFEVKRANVDERYEKGSTQLRILILCSLPKLKHVWTSNLEAILTFQNLREVQVSKCETLKSLFPISVAKSLEQLDSLYIDNCGLMEEIVALEEGLETTTKFVFPRITVLSLQSLPKLKCFYPGKHTSEWPSLKSLTIRKCEKVKIVSMNELSFPNTDELGHHVSVQHPLFFIEKDTFPNLKELRLDWNETMNQTYGRLFGEFFCKLEVLSLYGKDDKLIAVPLVFVEGLRYLKSLSVGNLFFDNEGQYTGTFERLTELNLYKMPKLMLLWKENSQQGRAFQNLEILVVSECGRLKILVPSSMHFRNLNFLTVGKCDGLISLASSSTVKSLVQLKGLFIYGCKRMIEIVTNEGEGEAGDEICFNQLNSLYLNDLPSLRSFHLGNRTIKFPSLGYLQVIGCPEMKIFSNGVLSMPKLKRARLSEIYERSCNRKLLPEEDVNSAIKKNWEENYDTCVQQLFTEKA; the protein is encoded by the exons ATGGAGTTTCTTACGTCATCCTTTCAAGCGGTCTTTGAAAAAATTGTGGATTACACAATTGGAGCAGCCGCACGTCATATGGGTTATCTGATTCACTaccaaaaaaatgttgaaaatctcAGGAACGAAGTTGACGAGCTCAAGGATGTTAGAGATAGCGTGCAACAAAAGGTTGAAGCTGCTCAAAGGAACGTAGAAGAAATTGAAGCTAAGGTCAAGAGGTGGCAGACAAGTGCTGAGGAGATCACTGAAGAGGTACAAAAATTCTTTGAGGTTGGCAGAAGAGCAAATTTGAAGACCCGTTATCAGCTTGGCAGAAGAGCACATAAGCTGGGATTGGCCGTCAAGGATATCAAGAATAAGGGCACGTTCCAGAAAGTTGGCCACCGTGTCCCTATTCAAGGAGGTACTACAATTTCTACAAAAGGTTATGAGGACTTTGAATCAAGAAAGTTAATTTTCGATGGAGTTATGGCGGCTCTAAAAGATGATAATATCCGTGCCATTGGGGTTTGTGGGATGGGCGGTTTGGGCAAGACCATGCTTGTTGGAAAAGTTGCTACACAAGCCAAAGCAGACAAGTTATTTGTAGGGATTGTTACAGTAGTTGTATCCCAAACTCCAAACTTGAAACAGATTCAGAAAGACATTGCAAAAGAATTGGGTTTGAAGTTTCAAGATGAGGACACTGATTTTCAAAAAGCACATTTGCTATGTGAGCGGTTGAAGAAAGAGAAGATCCTTTTAATTATAGATGATATTTGGAACAAGATTGACTTGGAGGATCTTGGAATTTCTTTTGGGGATGATCGCAAAGGAAGCAAACTATTGCTAACATCTAGATTTCGAGATGTATTAGACAAGGATATGGATGCTGAAAAGATATTCCAAGTTGAAGTTCTATCAAACGATGAAGCTAAATTCTTGTTTGTAAAGATAGTGGGCGATTTTGCTGAAACCTTGAATTTCCAATCCACTATGGTTGAGGTTGTCAAAGAATGTGCAGGCTTACCGATTGCAATTACAACAGTTGCGAATACATTGAAAAATCAAAGGAACCCAAATGTTTGGAAGGATGCCTTGCAACAGTTAAAAAGTGCAAATCCAACACTGATCAAAGGGATGCATAAGGAGGTATACACGAGTATTAAGTttagttacaattttttaattaaggaaGCGCAATATTTATTCTTGTTCTGTAGTTCATTTGAAGAAGATATGGTCATAAGAATAGATCTGTTATGGAGATATTTGGTGGGTTTGGACTTCTTTGAAGATGTTTATAAAATGGAACAAGTGAGAAATAGGGTCCACACGTTGGTTGAAATTCTAAAAGATTCTAGCTTGCTGTTAGAAGGTGATACGAGTAATACATTTAAAATGCATGACGTCATTCGTGATGTTGCCATACATATTGcagacaaagaaaagaaaatgttgacCATAAGAAGTTCAGATGATTCGGAAAAATGGTCCAATATGAAAAAGATGAAAGACTCCATTGGAATCGCTCTTTTTGAAGCCAAGTTTAGTGAGCTTCCTGAAAGGTTGGAATGTCCACATCTTAACTTTATTATCTTGGGTGATAAAGAAAATTCTTTGCCGATTCCTAATCACATTTTTGAAGGGgcaaaaaatctaaaagttttAGTTTTGATGAGACTAAGTCTCCCACTTCCTTCATCCCTTTCACTTCTTCAGAACCTCCAGACATTGGCTTTGCTTGAGTGCGAGTCAGAAGACTTGGCTTTAATTGGAGAATTGAAGAATTTGAAAGCTCTTGTCCTAGTTGACTCCGAGATTAAGCAGTTACCCATAGGAATAAGGCAATTAACTCACCTTCAATTGTTGGATTTGAGAACGTGCACCGAACTTGAAGCCATTCCATCAAATGtattatcaaatttgaaaaatttagaagaaataCATATGAATCGGAGCTTTAATCAATGGCAGGTTGACGGAGAAAATACAGAAAGAAGCAATGCTAGAGTTTCAGAGTTGGATAATTTATTACGGTTGACCACATTATGTATACATATTCCAAATCCCAATATTCTACCAAATGCCTTGCTTTTTGATAGGTTGGTAAGATATGAAGTATTAATAGGCCCTGATTGGGATTGGTATTGGGATGGTAATAGTCTTGTTGAGTTTGAAATCTCAAGAACACTAAAACTTAACCTTGATAGAAGCTTTCAAGAAGAGGCtggaattaaaattttgttgaaaagttGCGAATATCTCGATTTGGCTCCTGGGAAGGGTATTAAAAATATTCTTTATGAAGTTGATATGGAAGGTTTTCCACAATTAAAGCGTCTTTATGTTCGAAACAGCATTGAGATTCAATACATCATTGACTTGATAGAGTTTCAATGCGTTGCCTTTCCTGTTTTGGAGTCACTTTCTCTAGtcaatttgatcaatttggaaAAAATATGTCATAACCAACTTGCAATGGGGTCTTTCCAAAATTTGAGAAAGTTAAAAGTGAGAAAATGTGATAATCTGATATTTGTCTTCTCCTCAACTTTACTCGGATGCTTTTCGCAACTCCAGGAAATAGAGATTAAGAATTGCGAGGTAATGAGTGCAATTGTTGCAATGGAAGAAAAACATGGGATACGGGTCGATGGCGACATCATGATGGATATAATGGACTTCACTCAAATACGCTCTTTAAATCTATATGGTCTACCAAATTTAATGGGCTTCTGCTCTGATGCTGATTCTCAAGCACTTTTCAACAAGAAG GTTGCCTTTTCTAACTTGGAGAAATTATTCATCAATCGCATAAATAACCTAAAGATGTTGTGGCACAACCAACTCGTTCCAGATTCCTTTTGCAAACTAAACCAATTGCGTGTTGATCAATGTGAAAATCTAATGAACATTTTTCCGCCTAATATGTTGAGAAGACTCCAGAATCTTGAAGACTTGCGGATAGAAAATTGCAATTCGATAGAAGAGGTATTTGAGGTTAAACGAGCAAATGTTGATGAAAGATATGAGAAGGGATCCACTCAGTTGAGAATCCTGATTTTATGTAGTCTACCAAAACTTAAGCATGTATGGACTTCAAATCTTGAAGCAATTTTGACATTTCAAAATCTACGTGAAGTTCAAGTTTCTAAATGTGAAACTCTGAAAAGTCTTTTTCCAATCTCGGTGGCCAAAAGTCTTGAACAACTTGATAGTCTATACATAGATAATTGTGGATTAATGGAGGAAATTGTTGCTTTGGAAGAAGGATTGGAAACAACAACTAAGTTTGTGTTCCCACGAATAACCGTTCTAAGTCTTCAATCGTTGCCTAAACTCAAGTGTTTCTATCCAGGAAAACACACTTCAGAGTGGCCATCATTGAAAAGTTTGACGATACGCAAATGCGAAAAGGTGAAGATTGTTTCTATGAATGAATTAAGCTTCCCAAATACAGATGAGTTAGGCCATCATGTTTCAGTTCAGCACCCCCTCTTTTTCATTGAAAAG GATACATTCCCTAATTTGAAAGAATTGCGTTTGGATTGGAATGAAACCATGAATCAGACATATGGTAGACTTTTTGGAGAGTTCTTTTGCAAACTAGAAGTTCTCAGTTTGTACGGCAAAGATGATAAATTGATAGCGGTCCCTTTGGTATTTGTTGAAGGATTACGCTATCTTAAGTCTCTTTCCGTCGGTAATCTTTTCTTCGATAATGAAGGACAATATACTGGGACGTTTGAACGTTTGACAGAGTTGAATCTATATAAAATGCCCAAGTTGATGCTTTTGTGGAAGGAAAACTCTCAACAAGGTAGggcatttcaaaatttggagaTTCTAGTAGTATCAGAATGCGGcagattaaaaattttagtgcCATCCTCAATGCATTTCCgaaatttaaactttttgacAGTAGGGAAATGTGATGGGTTGATTAGTTTAGCAAGTTCCTCCACAGTCAAAAGTTTGGTCCAGCTCAAAGGATTGTTTATATATGGATGCAAAAGAATGATAGAAATAGTCACAAATGAGGGAGAAGGTGAAGCAGGAGATGAGATTTGTTTCAATCAATTGAACAGTTTGTACCTTAATGATTTACCTAGTCTGAGAAGTTTCCACTTGGGTAATCGCACAATCAAATTCCCATCACTGGGATATCTACAAGTGATCGGATGCCCGGAGATGAAGATCTTCTCTAATGGAGTCCTAAGCATGCCGAAGCTAAAGAGAGCTCGACTAAGCGAAATCTATGAGCGGTCATGCAACAGAAAACTATTACCAGAGGAAGATGTGAATAgcgccataaaaaaaaattgggaggaaaactATGATACATGCGTGCAACAATTATTCACTGAGAAG GCTTAA
- the LOC142613398 gene encoding putative disease resistance protein At4g27220 isoform X1, translated as MEFLTSSFQAVFEKIVDYTIGAAARHMGYLIHYQKNVENLRNEVDELKDVRDSVQQKVEAAQRNVEEIEAKVKRWQTSAEEITEEVQKFFEVGRRANLKTRYQLGRRAHKLGLAVKDIKNKGTFQKVGHRVPIQGGTTISTKGYEDFESRKLIFDGVMAALKDDNIRAIGVCGMGGLGKTMLVGKVATQAKADKLFVGIVTVVVSQTPNLKQIQKDIAKELGLKFQDEDTDFQKAHLLCERLKKEKILLIIDDIWNKIDLEDLGISFGDDRKGSKLLLTSRFRDVLDKDMDAEKIFQVEVLSNDEAKFLFVKIVGDFAETLNFQSTMVEVVKECAGLPIAITTVANTLKNQRNPNVWKDALQQLKSANPTLIKGMHKEVYTSIKFSYNFLIKEAQYLFLFCSSFEEDMVIRIDLLWRYLVGLDFFEDVYKMEQVRNRVHTLVEILKDSSLLLEGDTSNTFKMHDVIRDVAIHIADKEKKMLTIRSSDDSEKWSNMKKMKDSIGIALFEAKFSELPERLECPHLNFIILGDKENSLPIPNHIFEGAKNLKVLVLMRLSLPLPSSLSLLQNLQTLALLECESEDLALIGELKNLKALVLVDSEIKQLPIGIRQLTHLQLLDLRTCTELEAIPSNVLSNLKNLEEIHMNRSFNQWQVDGENTERSNARVSELDNLLRLTTLCIHIPNPNILPNALLFDRLVRYEVLIGPDWDWYWDGNSLVEFEISRTLKLNLDRSFQEEAGIKILLKSCEYLDLAPGKGIKNILYEVDMEGFPQLKRLYVRNSIEIQYIIDLIEFQCVAFPVLESLSLVNLINLEKICHNQLAMGSFQNLRKLKVRKCDNLIFVFSSTLLGCFSQLQEIEIKNCEVMSAIVAMEEKHGIRVDGDIMMDIMDFTQIRSLNLYGLPNLMGFCSDADSQALFNKKVAFSNLEKLFINRINNLKMLWHNQLVPDSFCKLNQLRVDQCENLMNIFPPNMLRRLQNLEDLRIENCNSIEEVFEVKRANVDERYEKGSTQLRILILCSLPKLKHVWTSNLEAILTFQNLREVQVSKCETLKSLFPISVAKSLEQLDSLYIDNCGLMEEIVALEEGLETTTKFVFPRITVLSLQSLPKLKCFYPGKHTSEWPSLKSLTIRKCEKVKIVSMNELSFPNTDELGHHVSVQHPLFFIEKDTFPNLKELRLDWNETMNQTYGRLFGEFFCKLEVLSLYGKDDKLIAVPLVFVEGLRYLKSLSVGNLFFDNEGQYTGTFERLTELNLYKMPKLMLLWKENSQQGRAFQNLEILVVSECGRLKILVPSSMHFRNLNFLTVGKCDGLISLASSSTVKSLVQLKGLFIYGCKRMIEIVTNEGEGEAGDEICFNQLNSLYLNDLPSLRSFHLGNRTIKFPSLGYLQVIGCPEMKIFSNGVLSMPKLKRARLSEIYERSCNRKLLPEEDVNSAIKKNWEENYDTCVQQLFTEKAYKLHFWEI; from the exons ATGGAGTTTCTTACGTCATCCTTTCAAGCGGTCTTTGAAAAAATTGTGGATTACACAATTGGAGCAGCCGCACGTCATATGGGTTATCTGATTCACTaccaaaaaaatgttgaaaatctcAGGAACGAAGTTGACGAGCTCAAGGATGTTAGAGATAGCGTGCAACAAAAGGTTGAAGCTGCTCAAAGGAACGTAGAAGAAATTGAAGCTAAGGTCAAGAGGTGGCAGACAAGTGCTGAGGAGATCACTGAAGAGGTACAAAAATTCTTTGAGGTTGGCAGAAGAGCAAATTTGAAGACCCGTTATCAGCTTGGCAGAAGAGCACATAAGCTGGGATTGGCCGTCAAGGATATCAAGAATAAGGGCACGTTCCAGAAAGTTGGCCACCGTGTCCCTATTCAAGGAGGTACTACAATTTCTACAAAAGGTTATGAGGACTTTGAATCAAGAAAGTTAATTTTCGATGGAGTTATGGCGGCTCTAAAAGATGATAATATCCGTGCCATTGGGGTTTGTGGGATGGGCGGTTTGGGCAAGACCATGCTTGTTGGAAAAGTTGCTACACAAGCCAAAGCAGACAAGTTATTTGTAGGGATTGTTACAGTAGTTGTATCCCAAACTCCAAACTTGAAACAGATTCAGAAAGACATTGCAAAAGAATTGGGTTTGAAGTTTCAAGATGAGGACACTGATTTTCAAAAAGCACATTTGCTATGTGAGCGGTTGAAGAAAGAGAAGATCCTTTTAATTATAGATGATATTTGGAACAAGATTGACTTGGAGGATCTTGGAATTTCTTTTGGGGATGATCGCAAAGGAAGCAAACTATTGCTAACATCTAGATTTCGAGATGTATTAGACAAGGATATGGATGCTGAAAAGATATTCCAAGTTGAAGTTCTATCAAACGATGAAGCTAAATTCTTGTTTGTAAAGATAGTGGGCGATTTTGCTGAAACCTTGAATTTCCAATCCACTATGGTTGAGGTTGTCAAAGAATGTGCAGGCTTACCGATTGCAATTACAACAGTTGCGAATACATTGAAAAATCAAAGGAACCCAAATGTTTGGAAGGATGCCTTGCAACAGTTAAAAAGTGCAAATCCAACACTGATCAAAGGGATGCATAAGGAGGTATACACGAGTATTAAGTttagttacaattttttaattaaggaaGCGCAATATTTATTCTTGTTCTGTAGTTCATTTGAAGAAGATATGGTCATAAGAATAGATCTGTTATGGAGATATTTGGTGGGTTTGGACTTCTTTGAAGATGTTTATAAAATGGAACAAGTGAGAAATAGGGTCCACACGTTGGTTGAAATTCTAAAAGATTCTAGCTTGCTGTTAGAAGGTGATACGAGTAATACATTTAAAATGCATGACGTCATTCGTGATGTTGCCATACATATTGcagacaaagaaaagaaaatgttgacCATAAGAAGTTCAGATGATTCGGAAAAATGGTCCAATATGAAAAAGATGAAAGACTCCATTGGAATCGCTCTTTTTGAAGCCAAGTTTAGTGAGCTTCCTGAAAGGTTGGAATGTCCACATCTTAACTTTATTATCTTGGGTGATAAAGAAAATTCTTTGCCGATTCCTAATCACATTTTTGAAGGGgcaaaaaatctaaaagttttAGTTTTGATGAGACTAAGTCTCCCACTTCCTTCATCCCTTTCACTTCTTCAGAACCTCCAGACATTGGCTTTGCTTGAGTGCGAGTCAGAAGACTTGGCTTTAATTGGAGAATTGAAGAATTTGAAAGCTCTTGTCCTAGTTGACTCCGAGATTAAGCAGTTACCCATAGGAATAAGGCAATTAACTCACCTTCAATTGTTGGATTTGAGAACGTGCACCGAACTTGAAGCCATTCCATCAAATGtattatcaaatttgaaaaatttagaagaaataCATATGAATCGGAGCTTTAATCAATGGCAGGTTGACGGAGAAAATACAGAAAGAAGCAATGCTAGAGTTTCAGAGTTGGATAATTTATTACGGTTGACCACATTATGTATACATATTCCAAATCCCAATATTCTACCAAATGCCTTGCTTTTTGATAGGTTGGTAAGATATGAAGTATTAATAGGCCCTGATTGGGATTGGTATTGGGATGGTAATAGTCTTGTTGAGTTTGAAATCTCAAGAACACTAAAACTTAACCTTGATAGAAGCTTTCAAGAAGAGGCtggaattaaaattttgttgaaaagttGCGAATATCTCGATTTGGCTCCTGGGAAGGGTATTAAAAATATTCTTTATGAAGTTGATATGGAAGGTTTTCCACAATTAAAGCGTCTTTATGTTCGAAACAGCATTGAGATTCAATACATCATTGACTTGATAGAGTTTCAATGCGTTGCCTTTCCTGTTTTGGAGTCACTTTCTCTAGtcaatttgatcaatttggaaAAAATATGTCATAACCAACTTGCAATGGGGTCTTTCCAAAATTTGAGAAAGTTAAAAGTGAGAAAATGTGATAATCTGATATTTGTCTTCTCCTCAACTTTACTCGGATGCTTTTCGCAACTCCAGGAAATAGAGATTAAGAATTGCGAGGTAATGAGTGCAATTGTTGCAATGGAAGAAAAACATGGGATACGGGTCGATGGCGACATCATGATGGATATAATGGACTTCACTCAAATACGCTCTTTAAATCTATATGGTCTACCAAATTTAATGGGCTTCTGCTCTGATGCTGATTCTCAAGCACTTTTCAACAAGAAG GTTGCCTTTTCTAACTTGGAGAAATTATTCATCAATCGCATAAATAACCTAAAGATGTTGTGGCACAACCAACTCGTTCCAGATTCCTTTTGCAAACTAAACCAATTGCGTGTTGATCAATGTGAAAATCTAATGAACATTTTTCCGCCTAATATGTTGAGAAGACTCCAGAATCTTGAAGACTTGCGGATAGAAAATTGCAATTCGATAGAAGAGGTATTTGAGGTTAAACGAGCAAATGTTGATGAAAGATATGAGAAGGGATCCACTCAGTTGAGAATCCTGATTTTATGTAGTCTACCAAAACTTAAGCATGTATGGACTTCAAATCTTGAAGCAATTTTGACATTTCAAAATCTACGTGAAGTTCAAGTTTCTAAATGTGAAACTCTGAAAAGTCTTTTTCCAATCTCGGTGGCCAAAAGTCTTGAACAACTTGATAGTCTATACATAGATAATTGTGGATTAATGGAGGAAATTGTTGCTTTGGAAGAAGGATTGGAAACAACAACTAAGTTTGTGTTCCCACGAATAACCGTTCTAAGTCTTCAATCGTTGCCTAAACTCAAGTGTTTCTATCCAGGAAAACACACTTCAGAGTGGCCATCATTGAAAAGTTTGACGATACGCAAATGCGAAAAGGTGAAGATTGTTTCTATGAATGAATTAAGCTTCCCAAATACAGATGAGTTAGGCCATCATGTTTCAGTTCAGCACCCCCTCTTTTTCATTGAAAAG GATACATTCCCTAATTTGAAAGAATTGCGTTTGGATTGGAATGAAACCATGAATCAGACATATGGTAGACTTTTTGGAGAGTTCTTTTGCAAACTAGAAGTTCTCAGTTTGTACGGCAAAGATGATAAATTGATAGCGGTCCCTTTGGTATTTGTTGAAGGATTACGCTATCTTAAGTCTCTTTCCGTCGGTAATCTTTTCTTCGATAATGAAGGACAATATACTGGGACGTTTGAACGTTTGACAGAGTTGAATCTATATAAAATGCCCAAGTTGATGCTTTTGTGGAAGGAAAACTCTCAACAAGGTAGggcatttcaaaatttggagaTTCTAGTAGTATCAGAATGCGGcagattaaaaattttagtgcCATCCTCAATGCATTTCCgaaatttaaactttttgacAGTAGGGAAATGTGATGGGTTGATTAGTTTAGCAAGTTCCTCCACAGTCAAAAGTTTGGTCCAGCTCAAAGGATTGTTTATATATGGATGCAAAAGAATGATAGAAATAGTCACAAATGAGGGAGAAGGTGAAGCAGGAGATGAGATTTGTTTCAATCAATTGAACAGTTTGTACCTTAATGATTTACCTAGTCTGAGAAGTTTCCACTTGGGTAATCGCACAATCAAATTCCCATCACTGGGATATCTACAAGTGATCGGATGCCCGGAGATGAAGATCTTCTCTAATGGAGTCCTAAGCATGCCGAAGCTAAAGAGAGCTCGACTAAGCGAAATCTATGAGCGGTCATGCAACAGAAAACTATTACCAGAGGAAGATGTGAATAgcgccataaaaaaaaattgggaggaaaactATGATACATGCGTGCAACAATTATTCACTGAGAAG gcATATAAGCTGCACTTTTGGGAGATCTAG